In Corylus avellana chromosome ca8, CavTom2PMs-1.0, the genomic stretch ttcaaCTATTTGGTGCGATCTAAAATAATAGTtgacaaaaaacatttttcgttTGACCGAatattcttctttaatttttgaaaaatggttttcatttttgaaaaccgtaaatcatttttcaagtttgagcatctcattctcaaatcgacatACCCCACTAGAATGTCGCCGGGACCTCACCGGGACCCTATTAGGACATCGCTAGGACTTGGTCAGGATCTGCTAGGACTCACTGAGGACACCTTCGAGACCTGGTCGGgacattttttataatttagagtttaatataattgaatgtatatatatatatatatatataattgtgatttttgtacatgccaaacaccaaaaaatatttttcaagcaATCATTTTCCaacggaaaacattttatgttgaAATAAATGAAGCCTAATTTGTTTAGTTCTGAACAAATGCTGGAGTTTTGTCATTCACAAAAAACTAAGGCTGGCAAAACAAGTACCTGACACGATCCGTAaagacccgcgacccgattaACCTATACACTAACATGACCCGTTTAACTAAATGGGTtagcgggtctgacacgattataacacgaaaaatagcTGGGTAActcgacacgacccgtttaacccatttaaaataaccAGGTCATATCGGGTTGACCCGACCCGACCGGACGTGTTCTTAATAGATAACCCAACACGACCCAACCCGTTTAAAAAGCtctaaaccctaaaattttattaaaaaaaaaagtaataatagtAATACCAATAACATTGTTAATTTATaacaaattgttaattttttgtcaCTTATATAGTCTTAGTGTGCACATTCAATATACAACAGAGTGGTCACCAATTCAAATTCTTGATGACCTCAAGTGTGTAGTAGGATGGTGTGGACTATGTTAAGCAAATATACATAGCCTAATTTTGACTATTCTTTTTGGGTATCACTTAGATGTGTCTAATGCGTACTCATCTTATGATAAATGGTAACATAGCTAATTCGGTATATATCATGTGGCTTAGGATCATTACAATGTAATACAAGCTCAGTATATGCCTATTTTGCGCACTTACAGTTCAAATCCACACATTCATTATCAAAAAGAAGAGGCCTAGATCAACAGATtcacaaaattagcaattttcaactctatatatattagataGTCCATTTATAATATAGTTAGgagattttttttactttttttttaatttattttaaaacggGTCTAGcaggtcgacccgccagactcTAACAGAAACCGAGTAGACCgccaaacacaaaattaatcaGGTCTTAATGGGATAGACCCAATTAAgacccaaacccaatacctgtcaggttcgcgggtcgtgtcaaaattacTAGTCCAGCAAAAAACCTAAAGAGTaaggagaattttattttacaattttacatTCAGTCCCCCTAAATAAACATCCTGGTCCCATCTCtgactttaaaatattataatcaaGGAAATCCTTAACAGAAGTGCATACTATTTTCAGAAATTAGatcattaatttttaataactaTTGGATGCTTCCATTTGAGTCAAAATTGTGTGGTTAGAAAACTCATTGCGTATGTTACGATTTGAATGATCATTGGacaaaattgttgaaaagaaaatagaaaatactgTCTGATTTCGAAAATCGAGGTTGCCTGgcacaaaaataagaagaagaaaaaaaaattctaatgagGCAACTTCTTTACAAATAAATGTTTAAAAGAatggaaaacttcacaaaaccccACGAGCAGAGGAGCTGTTTACATTTTATATGAAAAACTATATCATATGAACGGCATTCCAAGCACTAAAAGGAATTATGTATAATAAAATTCAAGAATCTACCAATTTGTATACTTCTGTTTTGGAAATCACAGTCAAAACAAAGTAGGAATTCCGTTACTACAAGCACAATTAATGTCTTCCCTTATCTTCTAATTGCATTTTGCCAGGAAACAAACAGAGAAAAAACACATTTAACATAATGCACTTTTTCCCCCTAACAATTGCATGTGctgttatttattattttgattccAGGAGATAGctcaccaaaaagaaaaagagaaaactcaCTGCACAATGCCAAGTCTGGCCCAGATTTTACAACTCTAGAAATGCAGCATAAAATCACTGCAGAGTAATCCCATATTCAACTCGGATAAAATGGGTCATAAACTGCAGCTATTTAAGATCAGTAGACATTGACCATCATGCTCAGAAAATTAAGAGAAACCAAAAAAGGCACATCTTACAAAGCGACAACATGATGTGCCAATACAAGACTTTAGGTTATACACATATCACTGTAACTTAGAATTGCAGTGCATCATGTCTGGCTTCTCAAGGCGTTTTCAAGCTGGGAATTTCTTCTTGCACACGCTAATATCGTTTTGTCAGCAGTGATGAAGTATGCTGCAACCGATGCTGTTTCCCAATCATAAAGTTACACAGTTAAGACTCAAATTTCAAGAGGAAATAGGTTTGGCGCATTCAGTTACAAGTAAATTGGCACAAcaggaataaataaaaatgcgAGAAAACTTGGGAAGAGGTTTCGGGGATcatgtgcatgtgtgtgtgtgtgtgtgtgtgtgagagagagagagagacagagtaCAAAACTTAAAAGATACTACACTTTCTTTAAACTTCTTCAGACAAGAAAAACCTCAATTTCACTGatcccaaaaaaatttatttttagaactCTCTGTGGTTGCTAAATACCCCATAACTAAAATGCTATGTTCAAACCCAGCATTATAACTTAGtaaaatttgtatgaaattatcATACCAGCAGATATAATAAGTGCCTGAGCAGTATAATTGAGGTTTGCCTTTGCCCAAGGAAACACACGAACTGCAACCAACTAAGAACATGAACAAGAGACgtcaattaaacaaaaaaacacaagaaaaagaaaccacAATCTGCATGTAGGGGATGGAATGGAATGTGCAAGCTAAACAAGAACCAAGGAAATAATCATTAAATTGAGACTTTAACAGTAAATTCTTAGCATATGGACATCTTTGTCATCACCACCCACCACCATCATTACTATAATTAACAGATAACGTGCAGTTGGTTTGTCATGTGCTTCAATAATTTCCCACTTTGATTAGTTCCCACACCACATACCACATTATCCCGCCACAGGACAATGCGTTTCAATGATTGCCAGTTAACTTATTCACGTGAGGAAACAAGAGCTCAACAAATATCAAAACTAGGGTCTTTTGAACAGATGaactataataaaaaacaattccTCAAGGCAACCAAACACAGGATATCTGTCATTGGTCCACTTTCATTGAGTTCATAGAAATCTACCAAATGGAAGTTAAAGCTCCTTGAACACCACTTTGCACCTCCAGCTGACAATTCAGGGCCTTTCTCCaccacaccccccccccccccctctgctttctttgttttccaatgGTTGAACCTTATGAAGTCTCATTGCTTAGCAACTAAGACACTCACATACCCCATCAAGTCCCTTTTAGTTTTTGCAGCAGGCAGTTAGTGTCAGTCAATAAGATCTCCAACTAACTCAACTAAGACAGCATGCTTAATATCCTGAAGCCTGTTAATATCTCAATTCAAGCCAAATTGGTTCTTCAGGTTACCACAAATGAAGTAAATACCCAACTGACAAGGTGGGTTTGCCTTTGAAGAAGACATGCTGGCAGGATATTGTATTACAAATTTTGACCAGCTCAtgtataagaaagaaaatgaaaaccgTTAAGCCCTTGCCAAATAAAACCTCTGTTGATGATCATCTACTACATACTAAAATCTTTGATTCATTTGTCCCAAAAGATACAGGTGTGCCTATAACCTCGTTTTCAACAAATATGACCTCCAAAAACAGGAAAGATAATAAATTAACAACGAAGAAAAAGTCCAGcacaatatttttaattagtccCAAATGAGAGTAAAATAATGACTATCACATACTGTTGGTATAGCGCTGGCAACGCATGCAATCGAAGCTGACTTGAATCCGGCACGAACACCTTCTGCATATTATGCATATATGCTTAAGTAATGTGAGTCATTTTCATGACAATATTGAGTAAACTTTCAGATGTATcaatactcaaaaaaaaaaaaaaaacaacaacaacaacaacaacaacaaatgatCATGTAAACAATGACTACATGTCAAGGCAATAgaggaagaaattaaaaaggTAAGTTCCACTTTTCTTTTCCAAACTACCACCCCATTTAGAACCCTCTCCTTTAAACTTCAGATCTTATTAAAATTTGCTTCAATGTCCACTCTCCATCAAAATGGAGCATTGATTGAGCGAAAAAAGCAATTTATGTGCTTATTTACTTTGTGAAATGATTAAACTACTCCTGAGAAATAACTAGAAATATAAACGAAACGAAGGTGACATGGTGGTAGCTGAAGGCACTGCCAGTGACGGGGAATTAAACAGTGAACTCAGTGTAGTAGAAGGCGGAAAGGAGGGTGAAGAGACCATCAATGGCAAAGGAGAGGATGACAGCCAGGCCGGCATAAAGGAGGGCTATGCGGCTGGTGCTGACGAAGATGTCAGTGTTGATGGGATTTTATGTTCAACCTCTATGATCATGCCAGTCTGATTAGATTACAGACACCACCACCATGACTGCTTTAGCCTTCAAAGCCAACATTCCCACCAGTCTCAACACCCACCAAAGCTCCCAAGCTAGAATCAAAACCAGagtgttagtatttttgttggcttaattcggttccaaaatgcaaaGGCTACTGTCCACGGGCTTAAAcattgatatagaatgctcagaatcaaatTTTCACCATTcttaatgtagattcatgtgtcatgaacgtcccttcaaagtttcagctcaattggACCACAAACACCCATCAATCGAAGCTGCTGATCAAGGACCAACGGAATTTCCAGATTGCTGATGATTGCTGATTTTCACCCTCTGCAGGCCCTTTCCGGACAGGCCCTCCCCCTATCCGAACAGCAGTTCCAAAAACTCTGTTTCTGCTCCGCAAGGCCATGTccagacagcccattaacctgtccgaacaccccgtaagttttacgccccaaaacgtgattttaagtgtgtcaggtctagggttttgttgggagtatatatacatctttatagagagagatgtacaaattttaaaaccctAAAGTTCGTAAGaagctgtgcttgagtgatcaATTGTTGTAAGCCTTATTATTCCTCGTAAAGGaattttgttagtttcattgtgcGCTTCATTGAGAAGTTTATCGGAAGGATCCGGTAAAGAAGAATCacgttgaaaaagattgtgagcaaggagacgagggttgtaagtgttcctaagGTCTATAATCTctgaataatcttttgatagagatttcctgggtttggctgcatttgagaggttttacttttagagtgttttctaaaaggttttctcttcgtcACCAAGATTCTTGTGTCTGATTGATTGATTGGttgtttgtatatattttggtgattgattgtttattgcttcatattattaattccgcataaattgtgataaacaagatTTTTGAGTCGTTAAGCATTTTTCACAGAGTCTAACCCCAACCCTCCCCAACTTTTTTTGAGCCCTTTGTCCTCCAACTTGCAGAAACCCTTGAAGACTCTCTCCCCATTAAGCTCCTAGAAGACCCTCCTCTCAACTGCATGGCCCTACTGCAAAGACAAGCCCTTTCATGGACACCTCGTTCATCAATCACTTCCAAATCAGCGCAATCCCTCACCCTCCTCATTCCCCAGCTCTCTCATGGATTTCTTCAAACACCCAATTCCCCAATCTTGTATTGCTCATGGATATGTAGTAAATTTTGTAAATGGCTTGTTTGACCTCTCCCAGGGGTGGGAAGGGcacaattatttcttttaaaaatccaATACATGGGACTCAAAGTTTCTGAAACATGTCATGATTGGTGGGTATAACAAATCAGTGCTGCTTGTTAGTATAAGTTCCACAACCAAGAATGCACACCAAATGTCGGAGATTTAAATGGATTTTCTCAATTGTTGACCAGTCAGCCTATGTAAACGGATAACTATGAAAGCAAAGAatcatgaaagaaaaatgtgcaGCAAGTTCACCATTGACTTGCCTGTCTCAGGCAGTGCCTTCAACTACCTCTGCATCAACTTTTCCTATTTAAATTTCCACTACTCAAGGCTTGTTTAGACATTTCACATAATTCAGAAGAACAAACAGTTCATGTGTTGCATAAATTTTGAACGAGGGAGCAAAGTGATGAGATCTAAAGTTCAAAGGAGGATTGCAAATGAGCTGGTATTTTGTGAGGAAAGCGTAAATATCCCAAATCAAAATTTACGATTccaaaaatttcattaattagaATGCAAGAAACGAGAGTTTCCACTCAACTAAACCTAGATACAGCTGTTAGATGGTTGACTTATTTTTTCTCACACTAGCACACAAACAAGCAAGGGTACACGCGCATTTCCAGTTGAATTCACTAGCCTATAAAAGGAAATTGACCCTCTAACTGGTTTTGTGAAAACTGAGGaacatataaatgtataaaCTAGTTAACATATGTTTACCTCAACTTAACCAAGTAGCTGTATCAAGTTTATTGATTAGACCTTTTCCCCCTATTTTCAGATCCCAAAAGATACGAATCAAGATTAATAAAATAACCTCTAATTACTTTTCTGCTCCTACCTTTTTCCAAGCCACCAAACAGACCCTGACTGGAACCAAAAAGAGCACATAAGATAATCCGACAAGCTGATACCGAGTTTCCAGAGATTTAAAACCTTAAATTTCCGTTCCTTTTTCTACCATTTCTCACCAATCAAACCGAGcacttgaaaaagaaaaagaaaaaaaaaaatatatatatatatatatatattattccaaCAAAACCGAGCCGCCTTAATCaacaattaaacaattaatcagACCATCAgctaaacaaccaaaaatatagaATAAAACTTACCCTATAATTCAA encodes the following:
- the LOC132191134 gene encoding early nodulin-93-like; this encodes MGIPSEMRDLWVKKRKGFVIASPLEDQKILNARNCTREGVRAGFKSASIACVASAIPTLVAVRVFPWAKANLNYTAQALIISAASVAAYFITADKTILACARRNSQLENALRSQT